The following are from one region of the Coffea eugenioides isolate CCC68of chromosome 2, Ceug_1.0, whole genome shotgun sequence genome:
- the LOC113762512 gene encoding ADP,ATP carrier protein 1, mitochondrial-like — MMIDQTQYPTVAQKMAAKLHAPTTVKDLQACEGGFQKPYLHQRKFAYGNFANPAFKYQMLQSCQATQNLSMIASYASPVSVQAPSEKGFASFAIDFLMGGVSAAVSKTAAAPIERVKLLIQNQDEMIKAGRLSEPYKGIGECFTRTIREEGVVSLWRGNTANVIRYFPTQALNFAFKDYFKSLFNYKKDRDGYWKWFAGNVASGGAAGASSLIFVFSLDYARTRLANDAKAAKKGGERQFNGLIDVYRKTLATDGIAGLYRGFNLSCVGIIVYRGLYFGLYDSVKPVVLTGKLQDSFFASFALGWVITNGAGLASYPIDTVRRRMMMTSGEAVKYKSSLDAFTQIVKNEGVKSLFKGGAANILRAVAGAGVLAGYDKLQVLVLGKKYGSGGGA, encoded by the exons ATGATGATTGATCAGACACAATATCCCACTGTCGCTCAGAAGATGGCTGCCAAGCTCCATGCACCGACCACTGTTAAAGATCTTCAAGCCTGTGAGGGTGGTTTCCAGAAGCCTTATCTGCATCAAAGAAAATTTGCTTATGGAAACTTTGCAAATCCTGCATTCAAATATCAGATGCTACAGTCATGTCAAGCAACACAAAACCTGTCTATGATAGCATCATATGCATCTCCAGTTTCTGTCCAAGCCCCCTCAGAAAAGGGATTTGCCAGCTTTGCGATTGATTTTCTCATGGGAGGGGTCTCTGCTGCTGTATCAAAAACAGCTGCTGCTCCAATTGAGCGTGTGAAGCTATTAATTCAAAATCAGGATGAAATGATAAAGGCTGGTCGGCTTTCAGAACCATACAAGgggattggtgagtgtttcacACGAACAATCCGGGAAGAAGGTGTCGTCTCTCTCTGGAGAGGCAACACTGCTAATGTTATTCGTTACTTCCCTACTCAG GCTTTGAATTTTGCATTCAAAGATTACTTCAAGAGTTTGTTTAACTATAAGAAAGACAGAGATGGTTACTGGAAATGGTTTGCTGGAAACGTGGCATCAGGTGGTGCAGCTGGTGCTTCTTCCCTCATCTTTGTCTTTTCCCTGGACTATGCCCGAACTCGATTGGCAAATGATGCCAAGGCTGCAAAGAAGGGAGGAGAGAGGCAGTTCAATGGCTTGATTGATGTCTACCGTAAGACCCTTGCTACTGATGGCATTGCTGGACTTTATCGGGGATTCAATCTTTCTTGTGTTGGAATCATTGTTTATCGTGGTCTCTATTTTGGACTATATGATTCTGTGAAGCCAGTGGTCCTCACTGGCAAGTTGCAG GATAGTTTCTTTGCTAGCTTTGCCCTTGGTTGGGTGATTACGAATGGTGCTGGCCTTGCGTCTTATCCAATTGATACTGTCCGAAGAAGAATGATGATGACATCTGGTGAGGCAGTGAAGTACAAAAGCTCCCTAGATGCATTTACTCAGATCGTGAAGAATGAGGGTGTAAAGTCTCTCTTCAAGGGAGGTGCTGCAAACATCTTACGTGCTGTTGCTGGTGCTGGTGTGCTTGCTGGCTACGACAAACTGCAAGTGCTTGTCTTGGGAAAGAAGTATGGATCTGGCGGTGGTGCTTAA